A segment of the Catenuloplanes nepalensis genome:
CTCCCGGCTTTCGGCCAGCGCCCGGTCGAGGTCGCCCGCCTTGCGCGCCGCGATGGCGAGGGTCCGGGCACCGATCAGCGCGTGATCGTGGCGGGCACCGAGCTCTCGCTTGATCAGCGGCAGCACCCGCTCCATGATCTCCAGTGCCTCCTGGTAGCGACCGAGGCCGTAGAGGTCGCGGGCCACGTTGGAGTCTGACAGCATCGTCCAGAAATTGACGGGGCCGAACAGCCGCGAGCGCTCCTTCGCCACGTACCGGTCGATCTTCAGCGCGCGGGCGAAGTCGCCCATCAGCCGGAGACTGACCGCCTCGTTGCTCTGCCCGCCGATGATCCGCGCCGGTGTCTCCGACAGGCGGCGCAGCGTCCGCAGACGGTTCTGCTCCATCTCCAGCGACTCGGCGTAGTTCCCGAGGTACCGGCGATGCCGGGCGACCTGCACCGCGATCCCGATCACCAGATCGTGATCCGGGCCGAAGCTCTCGTCGCACCGGATCCGGTTCCACAGGTCGTCGGCGACCTTCGTCGCGGCCGCGTAGTTGCCGGTCATGTCCAGCGCCTGCAGCAGACGCCGACGGCATTGGTAGACCTCCTCGGTCCACGGGGCGCCGTCCGCCTCCCAGGCCGCCAGCGCCTCCTCGGCCAGCCGCACGGACTCGGAGGGCTCACCGTAGAGGGTCAGGTATCGGATCTGGTCGAGCACGGTGCCGCGCGCTTCCGGATCCGCGTTGTCCACCAGACCGGACACCCGCACGTGCCGCCGGATCTGGGAGTGCATGTCCCAGGTGACCTGGTCGGCCGGATCTCCCGGATTGGCGGAGCTGAGCAGGCGGTGCGCGCTGGCCCGGGCGAGCCGCAGGTCCTCGGCGCTCAGCGCGTCGCGCACGATGAACTGGACCAGCCGGTGCACCTCCAGCCGCTTGGCGTCCTCCCCCACGCGGACCAGGCCGTACCGGCCGAGCCGCCAGACCACGGCCTCGAGCTCGGTCGGGTCGTCCAGTATCCGGCCGAGCGGATCGGGGATCGCGACGCCGCCCGCCCGTTGCAGGAGCGCCAGCGGGACCGGCTCCGCGGCGAGGCAGGACAGCATGTCGAGCAGCTGCGCCGCGCCGAGCGACTCCTGCCGTAGCCGGTCGTAGGCCAGGCCGAACGCGCGCGCGACGGTCTCGGAGTAGCCCGCGGGGCCGCCCTGGGAGAGGACGGCGACGGCGCGGCTCTCCAGCAGCCGCAGATATTCGCCGGCCGGCGTGCGCGTGTGTGACTGCATCGCTGCCACCTGCTCCAGCGCCAGCGGCATGTCACCGAGGAACTCGGCGAGCCGTTCCGCGTCGGAGAACGAGATCCGGCGGTCGCGGCTGCGCAGCAGCTCGATGCTCTCCGGCCGCTGGAAGACGCCGACCTCGACCAGCCGGCCATATCCCCGCCAGGACCGGGTGTCCGTCGTCGTGATGAGGACGTCTCCTCCCGATTTGGGCAGCAGGGCTCCGATCTCCGGCACCGAACCGGCATTGTCGTAGATCATTAGCCAGCGGCCGACCGCGCCGGACTCGAGCCGGTTGAGAACATTGCGCACGGTCTGCTGCACGGAACGACTCTGCTGGATCTCCAGCTGGTCAGCGATGTGTGCGATCTCCGCGGGCGCCACGTCGGACTGCTCCGCGGGGATCCACCAGATCCGGTCGTAGTCGCCGCGGTGCCGATGCGCGTATTCCACGGCCAGCTGCGTCTTCCCCATGCCGCCGGGCCCGTGCAGCACGACCGGCCGGCGTGGAGTGGACTCCAGCTCGGCCGCCACTCGGTCGAGCAACTCTCGCCGGCCGGTGAACCCGGGATTCCGGAGCGGGAGACCGGCGCCCGCGGAACCCTCAGCCGAGAGCATGCCCGTCATCCCGGTGAGCGAGGTGAGATGCTCGACGTGGTCACGGCCGCGCTGCGCGTCGTACGCCGCCAGCCACATCGCATGGACCCGGCGTATCTCCGACGCCGGATCGGGCCTGTGCACCGCCGTGGTGGCGAGCTGCCGGACCACACACTCCACCTTGACCCACCTGGACAACCACTCTCCACGAAGGATCGCGCTGACCGTCTCGTGGCTGACCGTGTCCGGCATGTCGTCGCGCTCGCCGATCGCGGCGCTGACCCTGCGGTACGCCGGGCGCCCCGCGGCACGGTAGAGCGACTGCAGCTCGGCGACGAGTTCTGCGCGCGGGCCGTCCGAGCCACCCGGTCCGGAATCTCCATGGGCCACCCGTCACGCTCCAGATCACGCCTGCCGGCACCGCACTGCCCGATGCCAACAACCGTCAGGTTCTGTCAGAGACAGGATTCCACACAAACACACGGTCCGACAGGAGCAATCATTCGGCTCTCTATTAGGCGGGCGGCGCGGGCACGGAACGGGAAATCCCTATCAGCAGATCCTGGAAATTCCGTCACTCGATGGATGAATACGGGATTCGCGCCCGTCAGCCGGAATGGCTCGGCCTTTCGGAGGATGCGGAACGCACGATCGACACACCCGCGAAGGCGGAGGGCGCCGCTCCGGCGAGGGAGGCGGCGCCCTGCGGCGGTCGGGGAACGGCTCAGGGAGCCGCACCGAACGCGGCAAGGTTCTCACTGCCGGACGACATCGAGCGCAGAACGCCCTCCAGCGCGTCGTCGAGGCCCGGGACCGCGGGTGTCAGCAGGTCGTCCAACGGCAGGCTGCGAACGTCGCACAGCTCAACCGTGACATCCGGGACGGCATCGGCGATGTTCACGAAAAGTACTCCCGAATGGCTACGCACGTCTGGCCCCCTATTTTGACCGGTTTGTGCGGGCCGGGCTCGCGCGGCGCGCGGATCTCACTCCCACTTCTTGTGGCAGCAAGTGCACGGTACCGGCTGCGGGTAGCAACGGGGACGGGTCAGAACGAAACCGTAACCTTTCGGCTGTGAAAGGCTTCCGCGTACCGGCTGCGGCACTCTACGCCACGGATGCGCGCCAGTCCGAGAAACACCTCGTCGTCCCACCAGTCGCGGGAGGACTGGGAGGGGAAGTGCTCGTGGAGCAGGGCCACCTTGCGCCGGGCGATGTCATCCGGCATGGGGACGTAGACGGAGGGGCGGCCGAGGTCGCCGTCCCATTTGGGGATCTCGTAGTTGAGGACCAGCGCGTCGCGGAAGGCGGTGGGGGCCAGCTCGCCCAGCGTCCGGTGGTCCTGGTGGGCGTCGCCGGACCAGGGGGCGATGACCAGGTCGGGGGTGGCCTCGCGGGCGGCGCGCTCGATCTGGGTCTTGACCGTGTCCCAGTGGGCGGGCAGCCGGCCGTCCGGCAACGTGCCGAGGTCGAACGTGAGGTCGGCACCGGGCAGGAAGGCAGCGGCGGCGGCACGCGCCTCGGCCTGGCGGGCGGGAGTGCCGGTGGCCAGCACGTAGTGCACCGCGAGGCCGGGGTTCGCGGCGGCGACCCGCAGGAGCAGGCCGCCGGCGGCGATCTCGATGTCGTCCGGGTGGGCGCCGAGCGCCACCAGCGACCGGATGCCGGTGAGCGCGAGCGGGCGCATCAGCCGGCGAGGAGCGACGAGGCGCGGGTGGGCTGGCTCGGGATGATGAGCTTGCGCGCGACGCCGTTGCGGTTGTCGTCCCACAGCATCCAGGGGCAGTCGCCGCGGGCGAACATCTCCTCCAGTTCGGCGCGGTCCTTGAACGTGTCCGCGGCGCGCCAGAACCCGTCGTACCGCTGGGCCTGCAGTTTGCCCTGGGGTATCAAACGGTCGAACGCGTGCGGCACCATGTCCTCACCCTCATGCAGATATTCGAAGATGTCCGGCTTCATCACGAAGAATCCGCCGTTCTCGTACTGCATCAGGTCGCGGACCTCGCGCACGCGCGTGACCAGCCCGTTGTCGCCCATCTCGACCACGTGGTGGGTGGAGACCGGCGGCACCGCGAGCATGCTGACCACGGCGCCGCTGTTCCGGAACGATTCCACCGAAGCGGAGAGGTCCGAGGCGGTCAGCGTGTCCGCGTAGTTGGCCAGGAAGATCTCCTCGTCCTGGACGTGCTCGCGGACCTTCATCAGCCGCTCGCCGATGGTGGCGCGCAGGCCGGTGTCGATGAACGTGATGTTCCAGTCGGAGATGTCGGTCGAGAACATCCGGATGTCGCGGCCGCCGCCGGTGAGCGTGAAGTCGTTGGAGATCGTCTCGTCGTACCGGAGGAAGTAGTCCTTGACCGCGGCCGCGCCGTAGCCGAGGCAGAGGATGAAGTCCTTGTGCCCGAAGTGGGCGTAGTACCGCATCACGTGCCAGAGCAGGGGGCGGTCGCCGATCAGCTGCATCGGCTTGGGAGCCGAGGCGGCACCTTCCCGCATGCGCATGCCGAAACCACCGCAGAAGAGGACGACCTTCACGCTGTGCTGCCTTTCATCCTGAAAGCCTTGAACAAAGCTCAGACCACGTCGAGGTGCGGGATCGGGAAGACCAGCCGGCCGCCCCACTCGTGCACGTACGCCAGCTGCTTGCTGATCTCGGTGCGCAGGTTCCACGGCAGTACCAGCACGTAGTCCGGCTTGTCCGCGGCGATCCGCTCCGGCGCGTGGATCGGGATGTGCGTGCCCGGCAGGAACATGCCCTGCTTGTGCGGGTTCCGGTCGACCGTGTAGGCCAGCAGGTCGGACCGGATGCCCGCGTGGTTGAGCAGCGTGTTGCCCTTGCCGGGCGCGCCGTAGCCGACCACGGTCCTGCCCTCGGCCCGCGCGGTGAGCAGGAACTCGACCAGGTCGCGCTTGACGCCGAAGACCGCCTCCGCGAAGCCCCTGTGCCCCTCGACCGTGTGCAGCCCGGCCTCGGCCTCGGCCTCCAGGACCGACTTCACGTTCGCCGACGGCTCACCAGCGAGATCCAGATGCCGCGCGTGTACGCGGAGCGAGCCGCCGTGACTGGACAGCTCCTCCACGTCCACCACGGTCAGGCCCGCGGTGGCGAGCGCGCGCTGCGCGGTCAGCAGCGTCAGGTAGTGGTAGTGCTCGTGGTAGATCGTGTCGAACTGGTTGCGCTCGATCAGCCGCAGCAGGTGCGGGAACTCCAGCGTGACCAGGCCCTCCGGCTTGACCAGAGCGGCCAGCCCGGCACTGAACCCGACCAGGTCC
Coding sequences within it:
- the fxsT gene encoding FxSxx-COOH system tetratricopeptide repeat protein, translated to MAHGDSGPGGSDGPRAELVAELQSLYRAAGRPAYRRVSAAIGERDDMPDTVSHETVSAILRGEWLSRWVKVECVVRQLATTAVHRPDPASEIRRVHAMWLAAYDAQRGRDHVEHLTSLTGMTGMLSAEGSAGAGLPLRNPGFTGRRELLDRVAAELESTPRRPVVLHGPGGMGKTQLAVEYAHRHRGDYDRIWWIPAEQSDVAPAEIAHIADQLEIQQSRSVQQTVRNVLNRLESGAVGRWLMIYDNAGSVPEIGALLPKSGGDVLITTTDTRSWRGYGRLVEVGVFQRPESIELLRSRDRRISFSDAERLAEFLGDMPLALEQVAAMQSHTRTPAGEYLRLLESRAVAVLSQGGPAGYSETVARAFGLAYDRLRQESLGAAQLLDMLSCLAAEPVPLALLQRAGGVAIPDPLGRILDDPTELEAVVWRLGRYGLVRVGEDAKRLEVHRLVQFIVRDALSAEDLRLARASAHRLLSSANPGDPADQVTWDMHSQIRRHVRVSGLVDNADPEARGTVLDQIRYLTLYGEPSESVRLAEEALAAWEADGAPWTEEVYQCRRRLLQALDMTGNYAAATKVADDLWNRIRCDESFGPDHDLVIGIAVQVARHRRYLGNYAESLEMEQNRLRTLRRLSETPARIIGGQSNEAVSLRLMGDFARALKIDRYVAKERSRLFGPVNFWTMLSDSNVARDLYGLGRYQEALEIMERVLPLIKRELGARHDHALIGARTLAIAARKAGDLDRALAESRENYLNCQGTYQSDHENTLASVMTYANTLCATGQFASAWDLATMAIHRYRRSFGDRNPLSLAASVNFGIILRAQGEGRKARQIDRLTVEALRQTVGEEHPYTLAASMGLANDLAMVHEEESAAGLLAGTWKLMCKVRGENHPETVTCAVNYGLLDGRGGEIPGLQECLTTLEELLGEGHPHVSALRQGQRGECDVEPPPT
- a CDS encoding PIG-L deacetylase family protein, producing MRPLALTGIRSLVALGAHPDDIEIAAGGLLLRVAAANPGLAVHYVLATGTPARQAEARAAAAAFLPGADLTFDLGTLPDGRLPAHWDTVKTQIERAAREATPDLVIAPWSGDAHQDHRTLGELAPTAFRDALVLNYEIPKWDGDLGRPSVYVPMPDDIARRKVALLHEHFPSQSSRDWWDDEVFLGLARIRGVECRSRYAEAFHSRKVTVSF
- a CDS encoding sugar phosphate nucleotidyltransferase, whose product is MKVVLFCGGFGMRMREGAASAPKPMQLIGDRPLLWHVMRYYAHFGHKDFILCLGYGAAAVKDYFLRYDETISNDFTLTGGGRDIRMFSTDISDWNITFIDTGLRATIGERLMKVREHVQDEEIFLANYADTLTASDLSASVESFRNSGAVVSMLAVPPVSTHHVVEMGDNGLVTRVREVRDLMQYENGGFFVMKPDIFEYLHEGEDMVPHAFDRLIPQGKLQAQRYDGFWRAADTFKDRAELEEMFARGDCPWMLWDDNRNGVARKLIIPSQPTRASSLLAG
- a CDS encoding class I SAM-dependent methyltransferase encodes the protein MDAIPCRLCGNALTETFVDLGMSPLCESFLRADQIDARESFYPLHVRICSECLLVQLPAYVAGEDIFSDYAYFSSYSTSWVEHARRYAEAMTERLGLGPDSLVTEVASNDGYLLQHFVAAGVPVLGVEPAANIAAVAREKGIRTESEFLGAETGAALAARYGRADLVAGNNVYAHIPDLVGFSAGLAALVKPEGLVTLEFPHLLRLIERNQFDTIYHEHYHYLTLLTAQRALATAGLTVVDVEELSSHGGSLRVHARHLDLAGEPSANVKSVLEAEAEAGLHTVEGHRGFAEAVFGVKRDLVEFLLTARAEGRTVVGYGAPGKGNTLLNHAGIRSDLLAYTVDRNPHKQGMFLPGTHIPIHAPERIAADKPDYVLVLPWNLRTEISKQLAYVHEWGGRLVFPIPHLDVV